A segment of the Allosaccharopolyspora coralli genome:
CTCGCCGTCGCGCGGCGGCTGAAGCGCGACGGCCTCACCCCCGAACGCGACATCGTGTTCGCTTTCCTCTCCGATGAGGAAGCGGGCAGCTTCCACGGGGCCCAGTGGCTCGTCGACCACCGCCCCGAACTGTTCGAAGGCTGCGTCGAAGCCATCAGCGAGGTCGGCGGGTTCTCCGTGACCCTCAAGGACGGTGTCCGCACCTACCTCGTGCAGACCGCCGAGAAGGGCATCCGCTGGCTGAAGATGCGCGCCCACGCCCGCGCCGGACACGGCTCGATGGTCCACGAGGACAACGCGGTCACCCAGCTCGCGACCGCAGTGTCCCGTCTCGGGCAACACCGGTTCCCCATCGTCATGACCGACTCCGTGCAGGAGTTCCTCGACGGAGTCACCGAGATGACCGGCTGGGACTTCCCGGCCGACGACCTCGACGGCGCCGTCGCGAAACTCGGGAACCTCTCCCGCATCGTCGGTGCGACCCTGCGCGACATCGCGAATCCGACGATGCTCGACGCCGGATACAAACACAATGTCATCCCCGCCGTCGCGGAAGCCGCCGTCGACTGCCGCGTGCTGCCCGGACGCGAAGCCGCGTTCGAGCGGGAGGTCGCCGACCTCGTCGGCCCGGACATCGAACTCGACTGGGTCGGACTGCCCCCGGTGGAGACGAAGTTCGAGGGCAGGCTCGTCGACTCGATGAGCGACTCCCTGCTGGCCGAAGACCCCGACGCACGGATGCTGCCGTACATGATGTCCGGCGGCACGGACGCGAAATCCTTCGCGCGACTGGGTATGAACTGTTATGGATTCGCACCGTTGAGGCTGCCGGCCGACCTGGATTTCAGC
Coding sequences within it:
- a CDS encoding M20/M25/M40 family metallo-hydrolase, whose product is MNEHTDTPTEGETAGLRQAEDEVVELTSDLIRIDTSNTGDPETLKPERPAAEYVAAKLTEVGYEVTYVESGENPGRGNVIARLPGADRSRGALLVHGHLDVVPAAAADWSVHPFSGAVQDGYLWGRGAVDMKDMLGMMLAVARRLKRDGLTPERDIVFAFLSDEEAGSFHGAQWLVDHRPELFEGCVEAISEVGGFSVTLKDGVRTYLVQTAEKGIRWLKMRAHARAGHGSMVHEDNAVTQLATAVSRLGQHRFPIVMTDSVQEFLDGVTEMTGWDFPADDLDGAVAKLGNLSRIVGATLRDIANPTMLDAGYKHNVIPAVAEAAVDCRVLPGREAAFEREVADLVGPDIELDWVGLPPVETKFEGRLVDSMSDSLLAEDPDARMLPYMMSGGTDAKSFARLGMNCYGFAPLRLPADLDFSALFHGVDERVPVDALRFGTRVLDRFIRTS